A genomic stretch from Bacteroidota bacterium includes:
- the hisD gene encoding histidinol dehydrogenase, with product ERQKQDSWFMDDGNGVVLGQRVVAIEKAGVYVPGGKAFYPSSLLMNVIPAQVAGVSEIHLTSPPGTDGLPSALVLGAAHLLGVENVYSVGGAQAIAALAYGTETIPNVDKIVGPGNIYVATAKKQVFGPVAIDSVAGPSEIVVLADHTANPTFVAADLLSQAEHDEKASSILVTNSSKLAKDVKEAVTEMVPTLSRQTIIREALQTYSACVVTETMDQAVEVVNELAPEHLEIIVTDPWTTMTQIKHAGAIFLGPYTSEPVGDYFAGPNHVLPTGGTARYASALGVDDFIRKQSVIHYTQARLMETGQKIINFANAEELTAHARAIAVRLEAEDPNA from the coding sequence ACGAGCGACAAAAGCAGGACAGCTGGTTTATGGACGATGGCAACGGTGTTGTCCTCGGCCAGCGGGTGGTTGCCATAGAAAAAGCCGGCGTGTATGTGCCTGGCGGTAAAGCCTTTTATCCGTCGAGCCTGCTGATGAATGTAATCCCGGCACAGGTTGCCGGCGTTAGCGAAATACACCTGACTTCCCCTCCGGGCACCGATGGGTTGCCCAGTGCGCTTGTACTTGGAGCTGCCCACTTGCTTGGCGTAGAAAATGTATACAGCGTTGGTGGCGCACAGGCCATTGCAGCGCTGGCTTACGGCACAGAAACCATCCCCAACGTCGACAAAATTGTAGGCCCCGGTAACATTTACGTTGCGACAGCCAAGAAGCAGGTTTTTGGGCCCGTAGCCATTGACTCAGTTGCCGGCCCCAGTGAAATTGTTGTCCTGGCAGACCACACCGCCAACCCTACGTTTGTCGCTGCTGACCTGCTTTCTCAGGCTGAGCATGACGAAAAGGCTTCATCCATTCTCGTCACGAACAGCAGCAAACTAGCCAAGGACGTAAAAGAGGCTGTGACCGAGATGGTCCCAACGCTTAGCCGGCAAACCATTATCAGAGAAGCCCTTCAAACGTACAGCGCATGCGTGGTAACCGAAACGATGGACCAGGCTGTAGAAGTCGTAAATGAACTGGCCCCGGAGCATCTGGAAATTATTGTTACAGATCCGTGGACAACCATGACCCAGATCAAACATGCTGGCGCCATTTTCCTGGGTCCTTATACCAGTGAACCGGTAGGCGACTATTTTGCCGGCCCTAACCACGTACTCCCCACAGGCGGCACAGCCCGGTACGCTTCTGCTTTGGGTGTTGATGACTTTATCCGCAAACAATCGGTCATCCATTACACGCAGGCGCGCTTGATGGAAACGGGACAAAAAATCATAAACTTTGCGAATGCTGAAGAGTTGACGGCTCACGCACGGGCAATCGCCGTGCGCCTTGAAGCTGAAGATCCCAATGCGTAA